In Xyrauchen texanus isolate HMW12.3.18 chromosome 14, RBS_HiC_50CHRs, whole genome shotgun sequence, the following are encoded in one genomic region:
- the LOC127654761 gene encoding P2Y purinoceptor 8-like: MNVSNPMDEDTLAMFDNKLASDIVSAIYIVVTLANLSGNGVSLYLLLMRTSPKTSSIIFMINLTLTDLVLGTVLPFQIVYQMQGYNWTLGTRMCNVLTVVFYANMYCSILSMTAISADRYLGIVKPMRFREMRGEKVYGVVTCLFMWVLVLAILSPLEIADLTFPVRERNITTCFDVLRKDMLPTTAHWAAFLFGMFIILFLCPFIITVYCYINIICVLVKKANSQQKGRAVRLACTVLFVFIFCFAPNNILLLAHSIKRLYYGKSLYIYYKLSLSLSCINSCIDPFIYYFASKEFRRKLRQMLQLKTLSIVETQMIEGHRESFFSGRSTCNAHEDCDNF; the protein is encoded by the coding sequence ATGAATGTTTCCAATCCAATGGATGAAGACACATTGGCCATGTTTGACAACAAATTAGCCAGTGATATTGTCTCAGCCATCTATATCGTTGTGACTCTGGCCAACCTCAGCGGTAATGGTGTCTCTCTGTATCTACTGTTGATGCGTACCTCTCCGAAGACTTCCTCCATCATCTTCATGATCAACCTCACTCTCACTGACCTGGTCCTGGGCACTGTGCTCCCCTTTCAGATTGTGTACCAAATGCAGGGCTACAACTGGACTTTGGGCACTAGGATGTGCAACGTCCTGACAGTAGTATTCTACGCCAACATGTATTGCTCTATTTTGTCCATGACTGCCATTAGCGCTGACCGTTACCTGGGCATTGTGAAACCAATGCGCTTCAGAGAAATGAGGGGGGAGAAAGTGTACGGAGTTGTCACATGTCTATTTATGTGGGTGTTGGTCCTCGCGATTCTAAGCCCATTGGAAATTGCAGACTTGACATTTCCTGTACGGGAGCGCAATATTACCACATGTTTTGATGTGTTAAGGAAGGACATGCTCCCAACTACTGCTCACTGGGCAGCTTTCCTGTTCGGCATGTTCATCATTCTCTTCCTCTGTCCATTCATTATAACAGTGTATTGCTATATTAACATTATCTGTGTGCTGGTGAAAAAAGCCAATAGTCAACAGAAAGGCCGCGCTGTGCGCCTGGCATGCACTGTCctgtttgtgttcattttttgttttgctcCGAATAACATACTACTCTTGGCACACTCAATTAAAAGACTATACTATGGAAAATCTCTCTATATCTACTACAAGCTCTCCCTTTCTCTTAGCTGCATTAACAGTTGCAttgatccatttatttattattttgcctCCAAAGAGTTCCGTCGAAAGCTAAGGCAAATGCTGCAGTTGAAGACTCTTAGCATAGTAGAGACTCAGATGATTGAGGGTCATAGAGAGAGCTTTTTCTCTGGTCGCTCAACGTGCAACGCACATGAAGACTGTGACAATTTTTAA
- the upf3a gene encoding regulator of nonsense transcripts 3A isoform X1, whose amino-acid sequence MRSEKEPRTGSRERGSVEIQFRECPREQDNVAVNPKHKEEKKEIFTKVVIRRLPPSLSKDQLEDHLSPLPSFDYFEFFPADQSLYPHLFSRAYINFKNQEDIIIFRDRFDGYVFIDNKGQEYPAVVEFAPFQKVSKKKLKKKDAKAGTIEEDPEYRRFLENYSCDEEKSMANPETLLGEIEAKTRELVAKRTTPLLEYIKNKKLEKQRIREEKREERRRRELEKKRQREEEKRKRREEERRKRKEAEKLKKLSEKEIKIKLLKKCDRDDDVDSDRLKDKGDCGGTEKNRWEKTAGNNKPKETKDNRGQIESDKDQREGHGRRQRDKEHRGRDEERKRQRHHLEFDKFMRRKEETKWGKGYCQDRAKKDQHHGYSYCPETGDKLGKEDRDDMARRKERIRNKSVLVHQEKRTSQSEGPDQIGGALPAKDRPAMQLYQPGARNRKRMGSGNNNFDFPPISPEHGGKQCYKTIIGTGSENSADE is encoded by the exons ATGAGGTCTGAAAAGGAGCCGAGGACAGGAAGCAGGGAGAGAGGCAGCGTCGAGATCCAGTTCAGGGAGTGTCCGAGGGAGCAGGACAACGTCGCAGTGAACCCGAAGCACAAGGAGGAGAAAAAAGAGATTTTCACCAAG GTTGTCATACGCCGCCTGCCACCTAGTCTATCAAAAGACCAGCTCGAGGATCATCTGAGTCCTCTTCCATCTTTTGACTATTTTGAGTTCTTCCCCGctgatcagag CTTATACCCACATCTCTTCTCCAGAGCATACATCAACTTCAAAAACCAAGaggatattattattttcagggaTCGTTTTGATGGCTACGTATTCATTGACAATAAAG GTCAAGAGTATCCAGCTGTTGTAGAATTTGCCCCATTTCAGAAAGTCTCCAAGAAAAAGTTAAAGAAGAAAGATGCTAAAGCAGGAACCATTGAAGAAG ATCCAGAATACAGACGATTTCTGGAAAACTACTCTTGTGATGAGGAGAAATCAATGGCCAACCCAGAAACACTATTGGGAGAGATTGAAGCTAAAACACGAGAACTTGTAG CCAAAAGGACGACACCCTTACTGgaatatattaaaaacaagaagTTAGAGAAACAG AGaataagagaagaaaagagagaggaaaGGCGAAGGAGAGAACTGGAaaagaagagacagagggaggaggagaagaggaagcgCAGAGAGGAGGAGAGACGAAAGCGAAAGGAGGCCGAAAAGCTGAAGAAGCTTTCTGAAAAAGAGATAAAGATCAAG CTTTTGAAGAAGTGTGACCGAGACGATGACGTGGACTCAGACAGACTGAAAGATAAAGGAGACTGCGGAGGGACAGAAAAAAACAGATGGGAAAAAACGGCAGGAAATAATAAGCCAAAAGAGACTAAGGACAA TAGGGGCCAAATTGAGAGTGACAAGGACCAGCGAGAAGGTCATGGCCGTCGCCAGAGGGACAAAGAGCATCGCGGCAGAGACGAGGAGCGTAAACGCCAGAGGCATCATTTGGAGTTTGATAAGTTTATGCGACGCAAGGAGGAAACCAAATGGGGTAAAGGCTACTGCCAGGACAGGGCCAAGAAAGACCAACATCATGGCTATTCCTACTGTCCAGAGACAGGAGACAAACTGGGAAAAGAGGACAGAGATGACATGGCTAGGAGGAAAGAACGGATTCGTAATAAG TCTGTGTTAGTGCATCAGGAGAAAAGGACTTCCCAGTCTGAGGGGCCAGACCAGATAGGAGGGGCTCTGCCAGCAAAG GACCGACCAGCAATGCAGCTGTACCAACCTGGTGCACGAAACCGCAAGCGCATGGGCTCCGGGAACAATAACTTTGACTTTCCACCCATTTCTCCTGAGCACGGAGGAAAGCAATGCTACAAGACGATCATAGGGACAGGATCTGAGAATAGTGCAGATGAGTGA
- the upf3a gene encoding regulator of nonsense transcripts 3A isoform X2, with translation MRSEKEPRTGSRERGSVEIQFRECPREQDNVAVNPKHKEEKKEIFTKVVIRRLPPSLSKDQLEDHLSPLPSFDYFEFFPADQSLYPHLFSRAYINFKNQEDIIIFRDRFDGYVFIDNKGQEYPAVVEFAPFQKVSKKKLKKKDAKAGTIEEDPEYRRFLENYSCDEEKSMANPETLLGEIEAKTRELVAKRTTPLLEYIKNKKLEKQRIREEKREERRRRELEKKRQREEEKRKRREEERRKRKEAEKLKKLSEKEIKIKLLKKCDRDDDVDSDRLKDKGDCGGTEKNRWEKTAGNNKPKETKDNRGQIESDKDQREGHGRRQRDKEHRGRDEERKRQRHHLEFDKFMRRKEETKWGKGYCQDRAKKDQHHGYSYCPETGDKLGKEDRDDMARRKERIRNKDRPAMQLYQPGARNRKRMGSGNNNFDFPPISPEHGGKQCYKTIIGTGSENSADE, from the exons ATGAGGTCTGAAAAGGAGCCGAGGACAGGAAGCAGGGAGAGAGGCAGCGTCGAGATCCAGTTCAGGGAGTGTCCGAGGGAGCAGGACAACGTCGCAGTGAACCCGAAGCACAAGGAGGAGAAAAAAGAGATTTTCACCAAG GTTGTCATACGCCGCCTGCCACCTAGTCTATCAAAAGACCAGCTCGAGGATCATCTGAGTCCTCTTCCATCTTTTGACTATTTTGAGTTCTTCCCCGctgatcagag CTTATACCCACATCTCTTCTCCAGAGCATACATCAACTTCAAAAACCAAGaggatattattattttcagggaTCGTTTTGATGGCTACGTATTCATTGACAATAAAG GTCAAGAGTATCCAGCTGTTGTAGAATTTGCCCCATTTCAGAAAGTCTCCAAGAAAAAGTTAAAGAAGAAAGATGCTAAAGCAGGAACCATTGAAGAAG ATCCAGAATACAGACGATTTCTGGAAAACTACTCTTGTGATGAGGAGAAATCAATGGCCAACCCAGAAACACTATTGGGAGAGATTGAAGCTAAAACACGAGAACTTGTAG CCAAAAGGACGACACCCTTACTGgaatatattaaaaacaagaagTTAGAGAAACAG AGaataagagaagaaaagagagaggaaaGGCGAAGGAGAGAACTGGAaaagaagagacagagggaggaggagaagaggaagcgCAGAGAGGAGGAGAGACGAAAGCGAAAGGAGGCCGAAAAGCTGAAGAAGCTTTCTGAAAAAGAGATAAAGATCAAG CTTTTGAAGAAGTGTGACCGAGACGATGACGTGGACTCAGACAGACTGAAAGATAAAGGAGACTGCGGAGGGACAGAAAAAAACAGATGGGAAAAAACGGCAGGAAATAATAAGCCAAAAGAGACTAAGGACAA TAGGGGCCAAATTGAGAGTGACAAGGACCAGCGAGAAGGTCATGGCCGTCGCCAGAGGGACAAAGAGCATCGCGGCAGAGACGAGGAGCGTAAACGCCAGAGGCATCATTTGGAGTTTGATAAGTTTATGCGACGCAAGGAGGAAACCAAATGGGGTAAAGGCTACTGCCAGGACAGGGCCAAGAAAGACCAACATCATGGCTATTCCTACTGTCCAGAGACAGGAGACAAACTGGGAAAAGAGGACAGAGATGACATGGCTAGGAGGAAAGAACGGATTCGTAATAAG GACCGACCAGCAATGCAGCTGTACCAACCTGGTGCACGAAACCGCAAGCGCATGGGCTCCGGGAACAATAACTTTGACTTTCCACCCATTTCTCCTGAGCACGGAGGAAAGCAATGCTACAAGACGATCATAGGGACAGGATCTGAGAATAGTGCAGATGAGTGA